The sequence ATTAACTCAGTTGTGCAATATTTCCCTAATATTGATTATCTCATTGAGGTGATTGAGAGAGCGATCGCACTCGTTGCCCCTGGTGGTGCTATATTTATCGGGGATGTGCGTAATCTCCAATTACTGCAAGCTTTCCACGCCTCTGTGCAACTGTATCAAGTTGAACCTAATGTTACCCGCGTACAGTTGCAACAACGGGTACAAATGCAAATATTCCAAGAAACAGAGTTAGTTATTGATCCTGCTTTATTTAGTGCATTACAGCAGAGATTTCCGCAAATTAGTAAAGTCCAAATTCAACTATTGCGGGGTCATCATCACAATGAATTAACTCAGTTTCGTTACAATGCAATTCTACATATTGGAAGTGAAATAGATCCCCCCAACAGAGGTTATCAAGGATTTAACAACCCCCCTTATCAAGGGGGGCAGGGGGGATCAAAACTGTTAAATTGGTCTGAAAATAATTTAACAGTAGCCAAAGTACATCAACTATTAGTTGAAACCAAACCAGAAATAACAGCTATTACCCATATCCCTAATGCACGGGTAATAGCCGCAGTTAAAACAGCCGAATGGTTATTTAGCACAGCAGAATTTAAAACTGTTAGCCAAATCCGTGAAGCTTTACAAAAACTTGATAATTTAGGAATTGATCCAGAAGAATTTTGGAGTTTGGGTGAACATCTAGGCTATAACGTTGATATTAGATGGTCAGATTCTAGCAACAATAAAACATATAATGTTATCTTTGCCAGACAAGGCGTAACAAATAACATAAATATTGCTTCACAACCTACTTATTCATCTTCATGGCGTGATTATGCCAATAATCCATTGCAAGCTAAAACAGCACGTCAGTTAATACCATATTTGCAAACTTATCTTACACAAAAGCTACCTGATTACATGATACCTTCAGCTTTTGTAGTGCTGGAATCTTTACCGCTTACACCTAATGGCAAAATTGACCGTCGCGCTTTACCTGCACCTGATTTAATTAAACCAGAAATAGCAAGTAATTATGTTGCGCCCCGCAATCAAATTGAGGAAATATTAGTAAAAATTTGGTGTGAGGTTTTAGGAGTTAAGCGAGTAGGTATAGAGGATAACTTCTTTGAATTAGGCGGACATTCTTTATTAGCAACTCAACTTGTTTCTAGGGTGCGAGATGTTTTTGGTGTGGAATTGCCTTTGCGTAGTATATTTGAAGCGCCTGCGATCGCACAACTCTCCAAACTAATTGCAACCTTGAAAGAAAACAAGCCTAAAACGCAAACGCCAGCATTAGTACCTATTTCCCGTGAAAGTCGGCGGATGAAGTTATCATTTTTGAATAAAGAAAATAAGTAAGATAAATGAATCAGGCAGAAATTTTTGATGTAATTGAGTTGCTAGTAGACTTACCTGAACATCATCTAAGTGCAGGAGTTCAGGGTGCGATCGTAGATTGTTACCCAGATAATAGTTATGAGGTAGAGTTTACTAATACTGATGGTGAAACTTTAGCTCTATTAAGCCTTAATAGCGATCAATTTATAGTGGTTTGGAAAGCTAAAACTAAAACCTGGCTATCAATATCAGATAAGATTCCAGCTATAATTAACAATTTACCTGAATAAAAAAAATTGACTCAAAAACTGGTCATGGTTGAAGCGTAATAATATTAAGGTGACATTGATAGAAACTAAAACTACCGAAACAACCATGCACGATAATATTTAATAATTTCATTCATCACAATTTTTGCAGTAATTTTTATCCATTATAATTGTTGTTGAGCAAGTTGTCACAAACAATAAAATAGGGCAGGTAATCTCTTACCCACCCCTACGAACTTTCTAACTACAGAATTTTATTCAAAAACTGGCTAAAATTCTAACAATTATTTACCACCACGTTTGTGAACCTTTCCTTGAGGATCAATATAAGATCCTTGTCCTGGTAACTCATCTTCCACAACAGAATCATCTGCTACTGACTTAGAAATGCTCGGTGAATTAATCCCAGTAGTTGGAGTTGGGTTGTAACCTGCTTTTCCACTGGTATTGGAGGGAACTCCTGCATCAAAACCTGTAAGATCAGTACCTAAAGAACTGCTATTTATAGGAGTAATTACATCAGGAGTTCTAGAAGCAAAGGGATTACTATCTATTTTTGGTGTGCTAGCTTTTTCGGAAGCATTTTTAGCAGCATTACCTACATTTTGTGCAGATGACTTGATGTTTTCAGCACTACTCTTAACAGAGTCCACAACTGAAGGTTTAACTTCTTCGGCGGTATTCTTAACTGAATCACTTACACCCCGTACAGATGACTTGATGTTTTCAGCACCACTCTTAACAGTGTCAACCACAGAAGGTTTAACTTCTTCGGCGGTATTTTTAACAGTATCGCTTACACCGCGTACAGATGATTTGATGTTTTCAGCGCCACTCTTAACGGTGTCAACCACAGAAGGTTTAACTTCTTCAGCAGTATTTTTAACAGTATCACTTACACCGCGTACAGATGACTTGATACTTTCAGCACTATCTTTGACTGTATTTACAACAGAAGGCTTAACTTCTTGAACAGCATTGCTAACTGATTGCGCGGCATCTTTTAAAGAAGGTCTAACATCTTCTACAGCATTGCCAAGTGATTGCGCGGCATTAACTACAGATGGTCTAGCTTCATCAATTGTAGTCTTAACTGATTGAGCGATATCATTAACTGCTGGACGAGCTTCATCAATTGTAGTCTTAACTGATTCGGCAATATCTTTAACTGCTGGTCGAGCGTCATCAACAGTAGTTTTAACTGATTCAGCAATTTGTTTTACAGAAGGTCTAACATCTTCAATTGTACCTTTAGCAGATTCGCCTACTTCTTCTACAGTGTGGGTAACAGCATCTACTACTTTGTCTACTGTTTCAGTTATGCTTTCAGCAGCTTCATTACCAGTGATTCCACCAGCTACAGCACCAGCTACAGCACCGATCGCTGCTCCTAGTTTACCACCAACAAAGTTACCGATCGCAGCTCCTGCTACGCCACCAGCAGCAGCACCAATTGCAGTACCTACTGGATGACTAGCTGCTTGTTCAGCAATTTCTTCAGCGTTTTGTTGAATTTCACCAGCAGGCTGCTTTTCAACGATTACATCAACTGGACGAGCTTCACTTTCAATGATAAAACTAGGTGAAGTTTCTTTAGTGTTATCTAATGGTGATTTGTTCTCATTCATAAAAATTGTTTCCTTTTTAGATTTATTGGTTAGCTTTTGCAAGCTTTTATCTTGGTTTTCAAAACGGCTTATGTTATTGACTTCAGACGCTAAATATTTAAAAACACCCTAAATATAAGGTTGTGCCTCTCTTCATAAGGAAGATTACAAGGAAGCATCAATAATTTATCGCCATCCGAAGTCAATTTTCCCTGACACTATCGCCTTTATGTGCAATCCCTTTTTCAGGGATATACAGAGTGCGGCAGTAAAACTTTATTGTTGTTTGCTGCACGTATTCAACTTAGCAAACACACCCTTGAACTTACACCTTCGTTAGAAGGAGATGAATAAACAATTAATCAGTCTGTAGTTATACGTCTGCTTTCAGATATAAATTATGTCTAAAACAAACAATCTTGTTACCAAAAAATGCTAATGTTAGCTAACTAATTGGTTTTGTGTTAGCCCAAACTTAAAATAAATAGATTGAACTGCTATTCAATCATTTAAGGCGATCGCTTTTCCTATGACACTGGATACTGAAGATAATTCCTTTACCGTTGTTGAAGAAAAACAGAATCTTTCTGAAGAAGTAGATGTCTTTTTGTTTCCTACATCCTTTGCCCAACAAAGATTGTGGTTTCTCAATCAATTAGCACCAGATAACCCTTTCTACAACGTATCTACAGCACTTCGCCTCAAAGGTTCGCTCAATTTAACCGCGCTACAGCAAGCATTTAACGAAATTGTGCGTCGCCACGAAACCTTACGCACTAATTTTGTGATGGTAGAAGGCGAACCCATGCAAGCTATAGCATCTTGCTTAACTGTATCTATAGCAGTAATCAATTGCCATCTATCCGCAGATCAAAAAGAACAAGCAGCGATAAAACTGGCTATTGAAGAAGCTAGGCGACCTTTCAATCTCGCAACTGATCAATTATTGCGAGTTAAGCTGCTACAGCTTGATGATGATGAATATGTGTTGCTGCTAAATCTACATCACATTGTTGCCGATGGTTGGTCTATTGGCGTGTTAATTCGAGAATTAGGGACACTATATACAGTATATAAAGACCTCTCTATTCCTCCCTTAAAAAGAGGAGATCAAACTCTTGTTGAGGGTGGGATTCTCCCTGAATTACCCATTCAATACGCTGACTTTGCAGAATGGCAGCGTCAATGGTTGCAAGGAGAAGTGCTAGAGACTCAGTTAGCTTACTGGCGACAACAGTTGCAAGGTATATCAGTATTAGATTTATTAAGCGTAGGCGTAGCCCATCGGAGACATCGCATCCCTTCAAATAAAGATAATTCCATCAGACCACCAATTCCATCCTACCAAGGTGCAAAACAATTTCTAGAACTACCACACTCATTAAGTAAAGCTTTAAAAGAACTTAGCCAGCAACAAGGCGTTACTTTATTTATTACATTACTAGCCGCATTCAAAATTTTACTGTATCGCTATACACAACAAGAAGATATTGCCGTCGGTTCACCAATTGCTAACCGCAACCGCAGTGAAATAGAAGGATTAATTGGTTTTTTCGTTAATACTTTAGTATTGCGTACTAACTTTGGCGGTAACCCAACTTTTCTAGAATTGCTTCAAACAGTAAAACAAGTTGCATTAGGTGCTTATGCTCATCAAGATTTACCTTTTGAAAAGCTGGTAGAAGAATTACATCCTGAACGTGATTTGAGTCGTAACCCACTATTTCAAGTAAGTTTTTCTTTGCAAAATACGCCAATACAAACTCTAGAGTTACCTGAAATCAGCTTAAGTTTAGTAGAGTTTGACATTGGCACTGCCAAATTAGATTTAGAGTTCAACCTTTGGGAGGATGTAGAAAACATTCGCGGAGAAGTTGTTTATAGTACAGATTTATTTAATCGCGCTACTATTACCCGAATTTTAGGGCATTTTCAAACTTTATTAGAAGGAATTGTTACTAATCCCAAACAGCATATTTGTGAACTACCTATTTTAACTGAAGTAGAACGGCATCGAATAGTGGTTGAATTTAATCATAATCAATCGTGCCTTACCCCCCCCAGCCCCCCCTTGTCAAGGGGGGGATTTAGAGAAATAAATACACAATGTTTTCCTCAGTTATTTGAGCAACAGGTAGAAAAGACACCTAATGCGATAGCGTTAGTATTTGAAAATCAGCAGTTAACTTATCGTGAACTAAATAACCAAGCTAACCAAATTGCACACTACTTACAAAAATTAGGAGTAGTTCCAGAAGTTATCGTTGGCATTTGTTTAGAACGTTCTCTAGAAATGATTATAGGATTATTGGGCATACTCAAAGCAGGAGGAGCATATTTGCCTTTAGATCCTAATTATCCTCACGAGCGTCTTAAGTTTATGATCGAAGAC is a genomic window of Oculatellaceae cyanobacterium containing:
- a CDS encoding DUF4926 domain-containing protein, which produces MNQAEIFDVIELLVDLPEHHLSAGVQGAIVDCYPDNSYEVEFTNTDGETLALLSLNSDQFIVVWKAKTKTWLSISDKIPAIINNLPE
- a CDS encoding YMGG-like glycine zipper-containing protein; its protein translation is MNENKSPLDNTKETSPSFIIESEARPVDVIVEKQPAGEIQQNAEEIAEQAASHPVGTAIGAAAGGVAGAAIGNFVGGKLGAAIGAVAGAVAGGITGNEAAESITETVDKVVDAVTHTVEEVGESAKGTIEDVRPSVKQIAESVKTTVDDARPAVKDIAESVKTTIDEARPAVNDIAQSVKTTIDEARPSVVNAAQSLGNAVEDVRPSLKDAAQSVSNAVQEVKPSVVNTVKDSAESIKSSVRGVSDTVKNTAEEVKPSVVDTVKSGAENIKSSVRGVSDTVKNTAEEVKPSVVDTVKSGAENIKSSVRGVSDSVKNTAEEVKPSVVDSVKSSAENIKSSAQNVGNAAKNASEKASTPKIDSNPFASRTPDVITPINSSSLGTDLTGFDAGVPSNTSGKAGYNPTPTTGINSPSISKSVADDSVVEDELPGQGSYIDPQGKVHKRGGK